Proteins encoded by one window of Kribbella flavida DSM 17836:
- a CDS encoding S1 family peptidase, producing MSFVSPPHRPRQLRRSLAGAALVLGLGAAALAPIQSASSAPAPQPVDGVYDVLGKSWGVPASEAKARLDAEHRLANALETAQAQLAKASRTAEAAPGLDGAFFDADRRLVVNVHSAEAAATAKAHGLTPRTVARGEKALAALQTRVQALADRSGSTQVQSIGADLPTDRLKVVLQPGARTAKTVALVKQLTALPGVDVSTSTTTLAMTADVIGGQIMDLVPGSNCSLGYPGTLSNGNNVLLTAGHCVEGNPDVLNRSGVHIGKGIASRFRTGYSSVDMGLMDIDAEDVGRGYIDNRNGTTTRVTGSSKAPVGSTICKAGNTTGWTCGTIQQYNVTVNYGGAGGSVTRTSGLARSTVCTEGGDSGGAYISGTIAQGMTSGGPSDGHDCGFNQGGNATGSYSFYQPVVDAASYYGVTLTRG from the coding sequence ATGTCCTTTGTTTCCCCGCCCCACCGCCCCCGTCAGCTGCGCAGGTCCCTGGCCGGCGCCGCGCTGGTGCTCGGGCTCGGCGCCGCCGCCCTGGCGCCGATCCAGTCCGCCAGCAGCGCGCCCGCTCCCCAGCCGGTCGACGGGGTGTACGACGTCCTCGGCAAGAGCTGGGGCGTCCCCGCGTCCGAGGCCAAGGCCCGGCTGGACGCCGAGCACCGGCTGGCGAACGCCCTGGAGACCGCGCAGGCCCAGCTGGCGAAGGCATCCCGCACCGCCGAGGCCGCTCCCGGCCTGGACGGCGCGTTCTTCGACGCCGACCGCCGGCTCGTGGTCAACGTGCACTCGGCCGAGGCCGCCGCGACCGCCAAGGCGCACGGGCTGACCCCGCGCACCGTGGCCCGCGGCGAGAAGGCGCTGGCCGCGCTGCAGACGCGGGTCCAGGCGCTGGCCGACCGGTCCGGCTCGACCCAGGTCCAGTCGATCGGCGCGGACCTGCCCACCGACCGCCTGAAGGTTGTCCTGCAGCCCGGCGCGCGGACCGCCAAGACCGTTGCCCTGGTCAAGCAGTTGACGGCGCTGCCGGGGGTCGACGTCAGCACCAGCACCACCACGCTGGCGATGACCGCCGACGTGATCGGCGGCCAGATCATGGACCTGGTGCCGGGCAGCAACTGCTCGCTCGGCTACCCGGGCACGCTGAGCAACGGCAACAACGTGCTGCTCACCGCCGGCCACTGCGTCGAGGGCAACCCCGACGTGCTGAACCGGTCCGGCGTGCACATCGGCAAGGGCATCGCCAGCCGGTTCCGTACCGGGTACTCCAGCGTCGACATGGGCCTGATGGACATCGACGCCGAGGACGTCGGCCGCGGCTACATCGACAACCGCAACGGCACCACCACCCGGGTCACCGGCTCGTCCAAGGCACCGGTCGGCAGCACGATCTGCAAGGCCGGCAACACCACGGGCTGGACCTGCGGAACGATCCAGCAGTACAACGTGACCGTGAATTACGGCGGCGCCGGTGGCAGCGTCACCCGCACCAGCGGCCTGGCCCGCTCGACCGTCTGCACCGAGGGCGGCGACTCCGGCGGCGCCTACATCTCCGGCACGATCGCCCAGGGCATGACGTCGGGCGGCCCGTCGGACGGCCACGACTGCGGCTTCAACCAGGGTGGCAACGCCACCGGCTCGTACTCGTTCTACCAGCCGGTCGTGGACGCCGCGAGCTACTACGGCGTCACCCTCACCCGAGGCTGA
- a CDS encoding aminopeptidase P family protein, protein MSEDRTEEQRKSYRPIDAAGFRASIPLHWGPVDRSVVLPEGLAEAAAEHRRRLVTALPGRRIALGAGHAPVRSNDTDYGFRADSDFVWLTGCQAEGAVLVLSADGDATLYLREAAGPDEADYFASARDGELWIGPVPGLKDWSEALQIACRPIEELPAAVRGAVPYMLTAPGVDPMLDALVRTSRSDGDILRQTLAELRRIKDDWELDQLREAVAASVQGFADVARELPEAIRGGGERWLEGTFDRRARTAGNGVGYASIVAAGQHAPVLHWVRNDGAVREGDVILLDAGVETRTLYTADVTRTFPATGEFTAAQRQVYDLVHQAQLAALAAVSPGAPYRAFQYEAMRVLVEGLRDWGLIDVSLDEALGPDGQQHRRYVVCGLGHFIGLDVHDCDAARPETYFAADLEAGMALAVEPGLYFHPHDETVPPELRGIGIRIEDNVVVHADRLEILTDPLPITADGLEQWVKDQLR, encoded by the coding sequence ATGTCCGAAGACCGGACCGAAGAACAGCGCAAGTCGTACCGGCCGATCGACGCGGCGGGCTTCCGCGCCTCGATCCCGTTGCACTGGGGGCCGGTGGACCGGTCGGTGGTGCTGCCCGAAGGGCTCGCCGAAGCCGCCGCCGAGCACCGGCGGCGGCTGGTGACCGCGTTGCCGGGACGGCGGATCGCCCTCGGCGCGGGTCACGCGCCCGTCCGGTCGAACGACACCGACTACGGGTTCCGCGCCGACAGCGACTTCGTCTGGCTGACCGGCTGCCAGGCCGAGGGCGCCGTCCTGGTGCTGTCCGCCGACGGCGACGCGACCCTGTACCTGCGCGAGGCCGCCGGGCCGGACGAGGCCGACTACTTCGCGAGCGCCCGCGACGGCGAGTTGTGGATCGGCCCGGTGCCGGGGCTGAAGGACTGGTCCGAGGCGCTGCAGATCGCCTGCCGGCCGATCGAGGAGCTGCCGGCGGCGGTGCGCGGCGCCGTGCCGTACATGCTCACCGCGCCCGGCGTCGACCCGATGCTGGACGCTCTGGTTCGGACCTCACGGTCCGACGGTGACATCCTGCGCCAGACGCTCGCCGAGCTGCGCCGGATCAAGGACGACTGGGAGCTCGACCAGCTGCGCGAGGCCGTCGCCGCGAGCGTGCAGGGCTTCGCCGACGTCGCCCGGGAGCTGCCGGAGGCGATCCGCGGCGGTGGCGAACGCTGGCTGGAGGGCACCTTCGACCGGCGCGCGCGGACCGCCGGCAACGGCGTCGGCTACGCGTCGATCGTCGCCGCCGGCCAGCATGCGCCGGTGCTGCACTGGGTCCGCAACGACGGCGCCGTTCGCGAGGGCGACGTGATCCTGCTGGACGCCGGGGTCGAGACCCGGACACTCTACACCGCCGACGTGACCCGGACGTTCCCGGCGACCGGCGAGTTCACCGCTGCCCAGCGCCAGGTGTACGACCTGGTCCACCAGGCGCAGCTCGCGGCGCTCGCGGCGGTCAGCCCCGGGGCGCCGTACCGGGCCTTCCAGTACGAGGCGATGCGGGTGCTGGTCGAGGGTTTGCGCGACTGGGGGCTCATCGACGTCTCGCTGGACGAAGCGCTCGGGCCGGACGGTCAGCAGCACCGCCGGTACGTCGTGTGCGGGCTGGGCCACTTCATCGGCCTCGACGTGCACGACTGCGACGCGGCCCGGCCGGAGACGTACTTCGCCGCCGACCTCGAGGCCGGGATGGCGCTGGCGGTCGAGCCCGGTCTCTACTTCCACCCGCACGACGAGACCGTGCCGCCCGAGCTGCGCGGCATCGGCATCCGGATCGAGGACAACGTCGTCGTGCACGCTGACCGTCTGGAGATCCTCACCGACCCGCTGCCGATCACCGCCGACGGGCTGGAGCAGTGGGTCAAGGACCAGCTGCGCTGA
- a CDS encoding GntR family transcriptional regulator — MSSSNEIRPPADPGTDTSWLRAVAGDAALFDRSSSAERVADVLRRRITEGDLRPGTQLSEELLKDALQVSRNTLREAFRLLTHEGLLVHRMHRGVFVPDLTEADLVDLYRLRRVLECDVVRSVADLTPEQLAPLRDDVEDSEAAARAGDWTAVGTANMRFHRHLVGLAGSSRIDEITGRLLAELRLLFHVIATPQALHEPYIARNRSLLDLLEAGRYEQAANELHQYMLDSEAALLAAFRARP, encoded by the coding sequence GTGTCCAGCTCCAACGAGATCCGACCGCCGGCCGATCCCGGGACCGACACGTCATGGCTGCGGGCCGTCGCCGGCGACGCGGCCCTGTTCGACCGGAGCAGCTCGGCCGAGCGGGTGGCCGACGTGCTGCGCCGCCGGATCACCGAAGGCGACCTGCGGCCCGGCACCCAGCTGTCCGAGGAGCTGCTCAAGGACGCTCTCCAAGTCAGCCGGAACACGCTGCGCGAGGCCTTCCGGCTGCTCACCCACGAAGGGCTGCTGGTGCACCGGATGCACCGCGGGGTCTTCGTTCCGGATCTCACCGAGGCCGATCTCGTCGACCTCTACCGGCTGCGCCGGGTGCTGGAGTGCGACGTCGTCCGGTCGGTGGCCGACCTCACCCCGGAGCAGCTCGCACCGCTGCGCGACGACGTCGAGGACAGCGAGGCCGCGGCGCGCGCCGGTGACTGGACCGCCGTCGGTACGGCGAACATGCGCTTCCACCGGCACCTCGTCGGCCTGGCCGGCAGCAGCCGGATCGACGAGATCACCGGCCGCCTGCTGGCCGAGCTGCGACTGCTCTTCCACGTCATCGCGACGCCGCAGGCGCTGCACGAGCCCTACATCGCGCGCAACCGCTCTCTGCTCGACCTGCTCGAAGCCGGTCGCTACGAGCAAGCCGCGAACGAGCTGCACCAGTACATGCTCGACTCCGAAGCAGCTCTGCTCGCCGCCTTCCGCGCCCGCCCGTGA
- a CDS encoding NRAMP family divalent metal transporter: protein MANPPPRKPAHPPTKPGGQRPVRRAGRPTSEPVGAMKTSTRSTLIGAMFLMATSAIGPGFITQTTTFTVQLGAAFAFAIAASILVDIALQLNVWRVIGVSGRRAQELGNLVAPGLGWVMAGLLFVGGLVFNIGNVSGSGLGTDAMFGLDPKLGGALSALVAIGIFISKRAGLAMDRIVVVLGALMIVLTTYIAITSGPPVGRALKNVVLPEQVDFLAITTLIGGTIGGYIVYAGAHRLLDSGISGPEHLRDITRGSVTGILITGVMRIVLFLAILGVVAGGAKLDPASPAASAFQQAAGEVGLRVFGIVLWAAAITSVIGASYTTVSFITSRTRTSERLRTALVVGFIAVTTIIYLSVGTAPTTLLVFAGAFNGLLLPVGIGVLLWVAWRRKDLLNGYRYPAWLLGIGGAAWLLTIYLAVRSVRPVIDLFN from the coding sequence ATGGCCAATCCGCCGCCCCGCAAACCCGCACATCCGCCCACCAAGCCCGGCGGGCAGCGCCCGGTCCGCCGGGCCGGCCGGCCCACCTCGGAGCCGGTGGGCGCAATGAAGACCAGCACCCGGTCCACGCTGATCGGCGCGATGTTCCTGATGGCCACCTCGGCCATCGGCCCCGGCTTCATCACCCAGACCACGACGTTCACGGTGCAGCTCGGCGCCGCGTTCGCCTTCGCCATCGCGGCGTCGATCCTGGTCGACATCGCCCTGCAGCTGAACGTCTGGCGGGTGATCGGCGTGTCCGGCCGCCGCGCCCAGGAGCTCGGCAACCTGGTCGCTCCCGGTCTCGGCTGGGTGATGGCCGGCCTGCTGTTCGTCGGTGGCCTGGTGTTCAACATCGGCAACGTGTCCGGCTCCGGCCTGGGCACCGACGCGATGTTCGGGCTGGACCCGAAGCTCGGCGGCGCGCTGTCCGCACTCGTTGCCATCGGCATCTTCATCTCGAAGCGCGCGGGGCTGGCGATGGACCGGATCGTGGTCGTGCTCGGCGCGCTGATGATCGTGCTGACCACCTACATCGCGATCACCTCCGGCCCGCCGGTCGGCCGCGCGCTGAAGAACGTCGTACTGCCCGAGCAGGTCGACTTCCTGGCCATCACCACCCTGATCGGCGGCACCATCGGCGGCTACATCGTGTACGCCGGTGCGCACCGCCTGCTGGACTCCGGCATCTCGGGCCCCGAGCACCTCCGCGACATCACCCGCGGCTCGGTGACCGGCATCCTGATCACCGGCGTGATGCGGATCGTGCTGTTCCTGGCGATCCTCGGCGTGGTGGCCGGCGGCGCGAAGCTCGACCCGGCCAGCCCGGCCGCTTCGGCGTTCCAGCAGGCCGCCGGTGAGGTGGGCCTGCGGGTCTTCGGCATCGTGCTGTGGGCCGCCGCGATCACCAGTGTGATCGGCGCGTCGTACACGACGGTCTCGTTCATCACCTCGCGGACGAGGACCAGCGAGCGGCTGCGGACCGCGCTGGTGGTCGGCTTCATCGCCGTCACCACCATCATCTACCTGTCGGTCGGTACCGCACCGACCACGCTGCTGGTGTTCGCCGGCGCGTTCAACGGCTTGCTGCTGCCGGTCGGGATCGGTGTGCTGCTCTGGGTGGCCTGGCGGCGCAAGGACCTGCTGAACGGGTACCGGTACCCGGCCTGGCTGCTCGGCATCGGTGGCGCGGCCTGGCTGCTCACCATCTACCTGGCGGTGCGCTCGGTGCGTCCCGTCATCGACCTGTTCAACTGA
- a CDS encoding LamB/YcsF family protein: protein MNTVDLNADLGEGYGSWAMGDDNALLDVVTSANVACGFHAGDPSIMRAVCRRAADRDVAIGAHVGYADKPGFGRRFIDIEPAALRDEVLYQIAALDAFARVAGSEVSYVKPHGALYNTIGHHEEQAAAVVAAVADYDRALPVLGLPGAVWLKLAEEAGLTVVHEAFADRAYTPEGTLVSRRLPGAVLHDGREIAKRCVAMATGAPIKDVEGGELKLQPGSICVHGDTPGAVQIAQRVRKSLTDAGVELTPFAA from the coding sequence ATGAACACCGTCGATCTGAACGCCGATCTCGGCGAGGGCTACGGCAGCTGGGCGATGGGCGACGACAACGCCCTGCTCGACGTCGTCACCAGCGCGAACGTCGCCTGCGGCTTCCACGCCGGCGATCCCTCCATCATGCGGGCGGTCTGCCGGCGGGCCGCCGATCGCGACGTGGCGATCGGCGCGCACGTCGGGTACGCCGACAAGCCCGGCTTCGGCCGCCGGTTCATCGACATCGAGCCGGCCGCACTGCGCGACGAGGTGCTGTACCAGATCGCCGCCCTGGACGCCTTCGCCCGGGTTGCCGGGTCGGAGGTCAGCTATGTCAAGCCGCACGGCGCGCTCTACAACACGATCGGGCACCACGAGGAGCAGGCCGCGGCCGTGGTCGCGGCCGTCGCCGACTACGACCGCGCGCTGCCGGTGCTCGGTCTGCCCGGCGCGGTCTGGCTGAAGCTGGCCGAGGAGGCCGGTCTGACCGTCGTGCACGAGGCGTTCGCCGACCGGGCCTACACGCCCGAAGGCACGCTGGTGTCTCGCCGGCTGCCCGGTGCGGTGCTGCACGACGGCCGCGAGATTGCCAAGCGGTGCGTGGCGATGGCCACCGGCGCGCCGATCAAGGACGTCGAGGGCGGCGAGCTGAAGCTGCAGCCCGGTTCGATCTGCGTGCACGGGGACACCCCGGGCGCGGTTCAGATCGCGCAGCGGGTCCGCAAGAGCCTCACCGACGCCGGGGTCGAACTGACCCCGTTCGCCGCCTGA
- a CDS encoding 5-oxoprolinase subunit B family protein — protein sequence MRLLPCGSSALLVELADLDEVLGYYAALRAAPPAGVVDIVPAARTVMVAIDPAVTGLAALERSLRDTVAREDRRAGGDLVEIPVVYDGQDLADVAELLGCDVAEVVRRHTSDEWTVAFCGFAPGFGYLTGQSEWNVPRRSSPRTKVPAGSVALAGEFSGVYPRESPGGWQLLGRTEVAVFDLDRDPAALLSPGRRVRFVDVRDTSRGAR from the coding sequence ATGCGCCTGCTTCCCTGCGGCAGTTCCGCGCTGCTGGTGGAGCTCGCGGACCTCGACGAGGTGCTCGGGTACTACGCGGCGCTGCGGGCCGCGCCGCCGGCCGGTGTCGTGGACATCGTGCCGGCGGCCCGGACCGTGATGGTGGCGATCGACCCGGCCGTCACCGGCCTGGCCGCGCTCGAGCGGTCCTTGCGCGACACGGTGGCGCGCGAGGACCGCCGGGCCGGCGGCGACCTGGTCGAGATCCCGGTCGTGTACGACGGACAGGATCTGGCCGACGTCGCCGAGCTGCTCGGCTGCGACGTGGCCGAGGTGGTCCGGCGGCACACGTCCGACGAGTGGACGGTCGCCTTCTGCGGGTTCGCTCCGGGCTTCGGCTACCTGACCGGCCAGTCGGAGTGGAACGTGCCGCGGCGGTCGTCGCCGCGGACGAAGGTGCCGGCCGGTTCGGTCGCGCTGGCCGGTGAGTTCAGCGGGGTCTACCCGCGCGAGTCGCCCGGCGGCTGGCAGCTGCTCGGCCGGACGGAGGTCGCCGTCTTCGACCTCGACCGCGATCCGGCGGCGCTGCTGAGCCCTGGTCGACGGGTGCGCTTCGTCGACGTTCGGGACACGTCGCGGGGAGCCCGGTGA
- a CDS encoding biotin-dependent carboxyltransferase family protein codes for MSGGFEVLETGPLTTVQDAGRLGQGALGIGRSGACDRTSYRLANRLVGNAEDAAALEVTFGGLELVASSDLVYAVTGAPCAGIALNAPTVLRTGEVLRLGVPRTGLRTYVAIRGGVNVAPVLGSRSTDLLSGLGPAPLSAGDVLAVGKECGPMPGVDLAPVADPPGGEVSVRVLPGPRRDWFTDADWDSLTGQSYTVSSNSNRIGVRLEGTPLERAREGELPSEGMDLGALQIPPSGLPVLFLADHPVTGGYPVIGYVDGADLDLCAQLRPGQSLRFRSAQRTNPVGNGSVGSSR; via the coding sequence GTGAGCGGGGGCTTCGAGGTTCTGGAGACCGGTCCGCTGACGACCGTGCAGGACGCCGGGCGGTTAGGTCAGGGCGCGCTCGGCATCGGCCGGTCCGGCGCCTGCGACCGTACGTCGTACCGGCTGGCGAACCGGCTGGTCGGCAACGCCGAGGACGCGGCGGCGCTGGAGGTGACCTTCGGCGGGCTCGAGCTGGTCGCGTCGTCCGACCTGGTCTACGCGGTGACCGGTGCGCCGTGCGCCGGCATCGCCCTGAACGCGCCGACGGTGCTGCGCACGGGCGAGGTGCTACGGCTCGGCGTGCCCCGGACCGGGCTGCGCACGTACGTCGCGATTCGCGGCGGCGTGAACGTCGCGCCGGTGCTCGGCTCCCGGTCGACCGATCTGCTGTCCGGCCTGGGCCCGGCTCCGTTGTCGGCCGGAGATGTGCTTGCTGTCGGCAAGGAGTGTGGCCCGATGCCGGGGGTCGACCTGGCTCCGGTCGCGGATCCGCCGGGGGGTGAGGTGTCCGTGCGCGTGCTGCCCGGTCCGCGCCGCGACTGGTTCACCGACGCCGACTGGGACTCGTTGACCGGCCAGTCCTACACCGTCAGCAGCAACAGCAACCGGATCGGCGTACGCCTGGAAGGCACCCCGCTGGAACGCGCCCGCGAAGGCGAGCTGCCCAGCGAGGGCATGGACCTGGGCGCCCTGCAGATCCCACCCTCCGGTCTGCCCGTGCTCTTCCTCGCCGACCACCCCGTCACCGGCGGCTATCCCGTCATCGGCTACGTGGACGGCGCCGATCTGGACCTCTGCGCCCAACTCCGCCCCGGCCAGTCCCTGCGCTTCCGCAGTGCTCAGAGGACGAATCCGGTGGGGAACGGGTCGGTCGGATCCAGCAGGTAG
- a CDS encoding proline racemase family protein produces the protein MRSVRTLSAIDSHTEGMPTRVITGGVGVIPGATMEERRQYFLADLDDLRLFLMNEPRGHSAMSGAILQPPTRPDADWGVLYVEVSGCLPMCGHGTIGVATVLVESGMVPVSEPVTQVRLDTPAGLVVVDVAVRDGRAEHVTLRNVPAYSHALDATVEVKGLGTVTYDLAYGGNFYAILPLEQLGIPFDRAEKDRILQAGLDIMDAINATDRPVHPVDPGIHSCKHVQFTAPGQNGSHSRNAMAIHPGWFDRSPCGTGTCARMAQLHARGELGLGEDFVNESFIGTSFTGRLLEETTVGDRPGVVPTVTGRAWITGMGNYLLDPTDPFPTGFVL, from the coding sequence ATGAGATCCGTCCGCACGCTGAGCGCGATCGACTCGCACACCGAGGGCATGCCGACCCGGGTGATCACCGGCGGCGTCGGGGTGATCCCGGGCGCGACCATGGAGGAGCGGCGGCAGTACTTCCTGGCCGACCTCGACGACCTGCGGCTGTTCCTGATGAACGAGCCGCGCGGCCACTCGGCGATGAGCGGCGCGATCCTGCAGCCGCCGACCCGGCCCGACGCGGACTGGGGTGTGCTCTACGTCGAGGTGTCCGGCTGTCTGCCGATGTGCGGGCACGGCACGATCGGGGTCGCCACCGTGCTGGTCGAGTCCGGCATGGTGCCGGTCAGCGAACCGGTCACGCAGGTGCGGCTGGACACGCCGGCCGGGCTGGTCGTGGTCGACGTCGCGGTACGCGACGGGCGGGCCGAGCACGTGACGCTGCGCAACGTCCCGGCGTACTCGCACGCGCTGGACGCGACGGTCGAGGTGAAGGGGCTGGGCACGGTCACCTACGACCTGGCCTACGGCGGCAACTTCTACGCGATCCTGCCGCTGGAGCAGCTGGGAATTCCGTTCGACCGGGCCGAGAAGGACCGCATCCTGCAGGCCGGGCTGGACATCATGGACGCGATCAACGCGACCGACCGGCCGGTGCACCCGGTGGATCCGGGCATCCACAGCTGCAAGCACGTGCAGTTCACCGCACCTGGGCAGAACGGGAGCCACTCGCGCAACGCGATGGCGATTCACCCGGGGTGGTTCGACCGGTCGCCGTGCGGGACCGGGACGTGTGCACGGATGGCGCAGCTGCACGCGCGCGGTGAGCTGGGGCTGGGGGAGGACTTCGTCAACGAGTCGTTCATCGGCACGAGCTTCACCGGGCGGCTGCTGGAAGAGACGACGGTCGGCGACCGGCCGGGGGTGGTGCCGACGGTGACCGGCCGCGCGTGGATCACCGGCATGGGCAACTACCTGCTGGATCCGACCGACCCGTTCCCCACCGGATTCGTCCTCTGA